In a genomic window of Glycine max cultivar Williams 82 chromosome 13, Glycine_max_v4.0, whole genome shotgun sequence:
- the LOC100806338 gene encoding uncharacterized protein produces the protein MHRNSLKRSNDSTRIIITAIMGIAFGFFVGISISSVHLTKISLLSSPVGNSFDVPVADSEIDRFSDEVKRSSAVIDESSGTKNLETLGSIRLPKIFVASNPRGAESLPPGIVVSESDFYLRRLWGEPSEDLKKKPKYLVTFTVGYEQRHNINAAVKKFSDDFAILLFHYDGRTSEWDQFEWSRSAIHVSARKQTKWWYAKRFLHPDIVSAYEYIFIWDEDLGVEHFNADKYIHLVKKYGLEISQPGLEPNNGLTWEMTKRRGDKEVHMVTEEKPGWCSDPHLPPCAAFVEIMAPVFSREAWRCVWHMIQNDLVHGWGLDFALRRCVEPAHEKIGVIDSQWIVHQVIPSLGNQGESDKGKGPRDSVRARCRSEWAQFQLRVTNADKSYLEGLKRNGKG, from the exons ATGCAtcgcaa TTcacttaaaagatcaaatgataGTACCCGGATTATCATCACAGCTATTATGGGAATTGCCTTTGGATTTTTTGTTGGTATTTCAATTTCATCTGTGCATTTGACTAAG ATTAGCTTACTTTCATCACCTGTAGGGAATTCTTTTGATGTACCTGTAGCTGATTCTGAAATAGACAGATTTTCGGATGAAGTAAAGAGATCTTCTGCTGTTATTGACGAGTCTTCTGGAACCAAAAACCTTGAAACCCTAGGGTCAATTAGATTACCGAAG ATATTTGTTGCATCAAATCCTCGTGGAGCTGAATCACTACCCCCCGGAATCGTTGTATCAGAATCAGATTTTTATTTACGAAGATTATGGGGTGAACCTAGTGAG GATCTGAAGAAAAAGCCGAAGTATTTAGTTACATTCACTGTTGGTTATGAACAGAGGCATAATATCAATGCTGCAGTGAAAAAG TTTTCTGATGATTTTGCAATTTTGCTCTTTCATTATGATGGTCGGACTAGTGAATGGGATCAATTTGAGTGGTCAAGGAGTGCAATCCATGTCAGCGCAAGGAAACAAACTAAATG GTGGTATGCTAAAAGATTTTTGCACCCTGATATAGTATCAgcttatgaatatatttttatttgggatgaagaTCTTGGAGTAGAACACTTCAATGCAGACAA GTATATTCATTTAGTGAAAAAATATGGTTTGGAGATCTCTCAACCTGGTCTTGAGCCTAATAATGGATTGACATGGGAGATGACAAAAAGGAGGGGTGACAAAGAAGTTCACAT GGTGACAGAAGAGAAACCAGGCTGGTGTAGTGATCCACATTTGCCTCCTTGTGCTGC aTTTGTGGAAATTATGGCACCTGTCTTTTCTCGTGAGGCTTGGCGTTGTGTGTGGCACATGATTcag AACGATCTAGTGCATGGATGGGGATTGGACTTTGCTCTCAGAAGATGTGTAGAG CCAGCACATGAAAAAATTGGTGTAATTGATTCACAATGGATTGTTCATCAAGTAATTCCTTCTCTTGGGAACCAG GGAGAGTCTGACAAAGGAAAAGGGCCAAGGGATTCG GTCCGAGCCAGATGCAGAAGTGAATGGGCCCAGTTTCAACTTCGCGTAACCAATGCTGACAAGTCTTATCTTGAAGGACTTAAACGTAATGGGAAGGGTTGA
- the LOC100811156 gene encoding cytokinin riboside 5'-monophosphate phosphoribohydrolase LOG1, whose product MEKETEMKQSKFKRICVFCGSSPGNKTSYKDAAIELGRELVSRNIDLVYGGGSIGLMGLISQAVYEGGRHVTGVIPKTLMPRELTGETVGEVKAVADMHQRKAEMAKRSDAFIALPGGYGTLEELLEVITWAQLGIHDKPVGLLNVDGYYNTFLSFIDKAVEEGFISPTARHIIVSAPTPKELVKEMEEYFPQHERVVSKLSWESEQLH is encoded by the exons atggagAAAGAAACAGAGATGAAGCAATCCAAGTTCAAGAGGATTTGTGTCTTCTGTGGCAGTAGTCCAGGGAACAAAACTAGTTATAAGGACGCTGCTATTGAGCTTGGAAGAGAATTG GTGTCAAGAAATATTGATCTAGTATATGGAGGGGGCAGCATTGGTTTGATGGGGTTGATTTCTCAGGCTGTTTACGAGGGTGGTCGCCATGTAACTGG AGTTATTCCCAAGACACTTATGCCAAGAGAG CTCACTGGAGAAACAGTGGGGGAAGTGAAGGCAGTAGCAGACATGCATCAAAGGAAAGCAGAGATGGCCAAGCGCTCTGATGCCTTTATTGCCTTACCCG GTGGCTATGGGACACTTGAGGAACTCCTTGAGGTGATAACATGGGCTCAACTTGGCATCCATGATAAACCG gTGGGATTGCTGAATGTTGATGGATACTACAATACCTTTTTGTCTTTCATTGACAAAGCGGTGGAGGAAGGCTTCATAAGCCCCACTGCTCGTCATATAATTGTATCTGCCCCAACACCAAAAGAGCTTGTCAAAGAGATGGAG GAATATTTCCCACAACACGAAAGAGTTGTCTCCAAGCTAAGCTGGGAAAGTGAACAGCTACATTAG
- the LOC100811847 gene encoding protein CNGC15c: MTFANSRSASFEDDPELAKFPSTNGDNGVKIKFHIDGTQIPEPSSNMAQKKVTGKFLKARMLSRVFSEDYDRVNRRVLDPRGQTIHRWNKIFLVACLASLFVDPLFFYLPVVRDEVCIDIGITIEVILTLVRSVVDVFYVFQILMKFRTAFVAPSSRVFGRGELVVGYYKIAFRYLRKGFWLDFVAALPLPQVLIWIVIPALRGSTMANTKNVLRFFIIFQYIPRLVLIFPLSSQIVKATGVVTETAWAGAAYNLMLYMLASHILGACWYLLSIERQEACWRSVCDLEKSFCQYGFFDCHRVKDALRVSWFMASNITNLCSPNANDDFYQFGIYADAVTSKVTSSAFFNKYFFCLWWGLRNLSSLGQGLLTSTHVGEIMVAIVVATLGLVLFALLIGNMQTYLQSTTVRLEEWRVKRTDTEQWMHHRQLPPELRETVRKYDQYKWLATRGVDEEALLKGLPVDLRRDIKRHLCLDLVRGVPLFDQMDERMLDAICERLKPALCTEGTFLVREGDPVNEMLFIIRGHLDSYTTNGGRAGFFNSCRIGPGDFCGEELLTWALDPRPSVILPSSTRTVKSISEVEAFALIAEDLKFVASQFRRLHSKQLRHKFRFYSHHWRTWAACFIQAAWRRHKKRKQVAELRARAINVNIAEPETPTRTDSGLVSSLQKPAEPDFSVDE; the protein is encoded by the exons ATGACTTTTGCTAACTCAAGATCTGCAAG ttttGAAGATGATCCGGAGCTAGCAAAATTTCCATCAACCAACGGTGACAATGGCGTTAAGATTAAATTTCACATTGACGGAACACAAATACCTGAGCCTAGTTCTAATATGGCTCAGAAAAAGGTGACAGGGAAGTTCTTGAAAGCTAGAATGTTGTCAAGAGTGTTCTCCGAAGACTACGACCGAGTAAATCGAAGAGTGTTAGATCCTAGGGGACAAACCATACACCGATGGAACAAGATTTTCTTGGTAGCATGTTTAGCATCTTTGTTTGTGGACCCTTTGTTCTTTTATCTTCCAGTGGTTCGAGATGAAGTGTGCATTGATATTGGAATAACTATTGAAGTTATCCTCACATTGGTAAGATCAGTGGTGGATGTCTTTTATGTGTTTCAGATTTTGATGAAGTTTCGGACGGCTTTTGTTGCTCCTTCTTCAAGAGTTTTTGGGAGAGGAGAACTTGTTGTAGGATATTATAAGATTGCATTTAGGTACCTCCGCAAGGGTTTCTGGTTAGATTTTGTTGCCGCCCTGCCCCTTCCTCAG GTGTTAATTTGGATTGTTATCCCAGCTCTTAGGGGTTCAACCATGGCAAACACAAAAAATGTCCTTCGCTTTTTCATCATTTTCCAATATATTCCGAGGCTAGTTTTGATTTTCCCACTTTCATCACAAATTGTTAAAGCTACAGGGGTTGTGACAGAAACGGCATGGGCAGGGGCTGCTTACAACCTTATGCTTTACATGCTGGCTAGCCAT ATTTTAGGGGCTTGCTGGTACCTTCTATCAATCGAACGTCAAGAAGCATGCTGGAGAAGTGTATGTGATTTGGAGAAGTCATTTTGTCAATATGGATTCTTTGACTGCCACAGGGTAAAAGATGCACTCAGGGTGTCCTGGTTTATGGCAAGTAATATCACAAATTTATGCTCACCAAATGCAAACGATGACTTCTATCAGTTTGGTATATACGCTGATGCCGTGACTTCCAAAGTTACATCCTCGGCATTCTTTAATAAGTACTTCTTTTGCCTGTGGTGGGGCCTGAGGAATTTGAG TTCTTTGGGACAAGGCCTTCTTACTAGCACACATGTTGGAGAAATAATGGTCGCCATTGTTGTTGCAACCCTTGGATTGGTTCTTTTTGCACTGCTAATTGGTAATATGCAG ACATATCTCCAATCAACTACTGTTCGCTTAGAAGAGTGGAGGGTGAAAAGAACTGATACAGAACAATGGATGCATCACAGGCAACTACCTCCAGAACTAAGAGAAACTGTGCGAAAATATGACCAATACAAATGGTTGGCTACACGAGGAGTCGATGAAGAAGCTCTTCTTAAAGGACTTCCCGTGGATCTTCGGAGAGACATCAAGCGCCACCTCTGTCTTGATCTAGTCCGAGGA gTGCCATTATTTGATCAAATGGACGAGAGAATGCTGGACGCAATATGCGAGAGACTAAAGCCAGCATTGTGCACAGAGGGCACGTTTCTGGTCCGCGAGGGTGATCCTGTGAACGAGATGCTCTTCATAATCCGAGGCCATCTCGATTCTTACACCACCAACGGGGGCCGGGCCGGGTTCTTCAACTCGTGCCGTATTGGGCCGGGCGATTTCTGCGGCGAGGAGCTTCTGACATGGGCCTTGGACCCACGGCCCAGTGTGATACTCCCCTCATCCACTCGAACAGTGAAATCCATCTCAGAAGTGGAGGCCTTTGCACTCATAGCAGAAGACCTGAAATTCGTTGCGTCACAGTTTAGAAGACTACACAGCAAACAACTCAGACATAAGTTCAGGTTTTACTCTCACCACTGGAGAACTTGGGCTGCGTGTTTCATTCAAGCTGCATGGAGAAGgcacaagaaaagaaagcaagTGGCTGAACTAAGGGCAAGGGCAATTAATGTTAATATTGCTGAGCCTGAAACACCAACTAGGACAGATTCTGGCCTTGTAAGCTCCTTGCAGAAGCCAGCAGAACCTGATTTCTCTGTTGAtgaatga